The Candidatus Thermoplasmatota archaeon genomic interval GAGGGCTTACGGCGCAGATTGCCCATGTTCGGGACGGTCTCGCCGGAGAGGATGCTAATGACTGTGGTCTTTCCAATCCCGTTGGGCCCGAGCATTCCCATCACCTCCCCCTGATGCGGCGTGGGGAGCCTGTAGAGCCTGAACCCGTTGACGCCATACTGGTGGACGATCTCCTTCGAGAGCTCCTTCGGAAGACCGACGATGCGGATCGCGTCGAACGGGCATTTGTGAATGCAAATGCCGCAGCCGACGCAGAGCTCCTCCGATATGACCGGCCTGCCCTCCTCGCCCATCACTATCGTCTCGGTGCCCGTTCTCACGGGAGGACAGTAGCTCATGCACTCCACGTTGCACCGCCTGGGCTGGCACCTGTCGCGAAGAAGGACCGCGATTCGCATCCTCTGATTGGAAGGTTCGGCCGATATTTAAGAGCGATGTAGGAGCGATGCAACAGGTTTTAATGTTCGACCACCTTGCGGTTCATGATGATACCTGGAGGAAGGATGAGTCCCAAGCAGATGCAGGCAGCCATGAAGCGGTTGGGAATCAAGACGGAAGAGCTGGAGAACGTGGAGGAGGTCGTCATCAGGACAGCGGACAAGGAATACATCATCCCGAGGGCCGCCGTCACGAAGATGGAGGTCCAGGGCCAGACCACATATCAGATAGTGGGGGAAGCGGAGGAGTTCGCCAAGTCAGAAGAGGGCCCGCGGGTCCCTGAGGAGGATGTCAGACTCGTTGCAGAGAAGGCGAACGTCAGTGAAGAGAGGGCCCGCCAGGCCCTGATTGACTGCGACGGCGAGCTCGCGGAGGCCATCGTGAAGCTGATGGGCGAGGGATAGCTCCGGGGAGGAGTCCTATGAAGATTGCTCATACATCCATCCGCGCGAAGAACATGAACGAGGCCATTGCGTTCTACGAGGGCATCGGGCTGAAGTTGGTGAGCCGGAGGGAGATCCCGCAGAACGAGGCGGAGATAGCATTCTTGGAGGCGCCGGGCGGCGGGGCGAAGCTGGAGCTCACGCACTACAACGGGCAGGAGAGCTACTCTCAGGCGGAGTACGAGGACAGGGTCTTCGACCACATCGCCCTGGAGACTGACGATATGGACGGCGTCCTTCAGAAGGTCAAGGAATCCGGCGGGAACGTGACGGACGAGCCCTTTCATCTCAATCCTGGCGGGCCGAGGATCGCCTTCTTCGAGGATCCAAACGAGGTCCTCATAGAGCTCATCGAGAGGTCATGACGGAACCGCTCGCTTGACCGTTCCTGCGCTCCGCTGTCAAAGTATATATACCTACGAGAACTTTGAACGCTTGCTAGGCTTGACCGGAGGGCTCGGCGTCCTCTTGTACACCGAAACCGTCGTTAGCGGGGGTGACAGTCGAGGGCGGCGTCACCAGCTTGATGTTGACCCTCTGGCCAACTATGAGGTCCTGTCCTGTGGGGCAGGAGGCGGTGAGAAGTCGATCGGAGGATCGAAACTATCACCCTGATCGTGGATATCGGGTCAGGCACGGAAGTGAGCAGCCTTACCACGAACTACCGGCGCTCGCGGGGTCGCGGGACCGAGGCGGCCTGAGGACAACCGGCATCGAGTCTGAGCGTCCACCTCGGCGGCCTAGCTCAGATCCGGCAGCTTCATCTGTCTTGTATCCACCCTGAGATGGTTTATATCGAACTTCTCTAGAACAAGGTCTCTGAGGACAAGTATGGCGGGCTCCTCGAAGGCCCCGCTGGATGTGTACGCGGGGTCGTTTCCAGGTATCTCTATCCCGCTCCTCAGAAGGAGCTTCCTGGCCTCGGACCTCTCCTCCCCCTTGACGCTCATCGCGGTGACCTCGTCAAAGCCGCACTCCCTCAGCTCCTGGAGGAAGACC includes:
- a CDS encoding nascent polypeptide-associated complex protein produces the protein MIPGGRMSPKQMQAAMKRLGIKTEELENVEEVVIRTADKEYIIPRAAVTKMEVQGQTTYQIVGEAEEFAKSEEGPRVPEEDVRLVAEKANVSEERARQALIDCDGELAEAIVKLMGEG
- a CDS encoding VOC family protein, yielding MKIAHTSIRAKNMNEAIAFYEGIGLKLVSRREIPQNEAEIAFLEAPGGGAKLELTHYNGQESYSQAEYEDRVFDHIALETDDMDGVLQKVKESGGNVTDEPFHLNPGGPRIAFFEDPNEVLIELIERS